DNA sequence from the Liolophura sinensis isolate JHLJ2023 chromosome 1, CUHK_Ljap_v2, whole genome shotgun sequence genome:
CCACGGCCAACTACCTGGTATACTCGTTCTTCCACCAATGACCCGGAAGTTCGGCCATACTGGTGGAATCTCTGCCTGGCCACACGTACTGTCCGCGGTGAACTGCCGCAGCCATTGGTTGTATTTTCTCCTCTCCTGGATTTTTGCCCagtaattatttttgtttttcatcagcCAGTTAATCATATTCTGtttctttccattattttgtttttcgtCATTTCTTATGGATGCCACTTTcttgaaaaagttttgaaattccTCTTCAGTTTTCCCACTGATGTATTGTACTGAAGGAACGTCGATGGAATCTTTATCAGGAATTTGAGGTTTCAGTGCCAAGCCCTGAAAACTGGGTACAATTGGAGGTCGCTCTGTTTCCTTGGCGCCATTTGGCGACCCTGtataatatacagtatattgtaCACAGTTTATGAAATCTGATGCAAGCTGAGCTAATTGAGAACTACAAACACTAGGAAATGCTATAAGATGGCATATTAAGCTCCTTATATACACATCTCACTTACATAGCCAGATCTAAAGCTTGAATGTTTGTTTAAGTGCAACCGTATACTTCAACGGCAAAACGACGGAATGAAAACTATAATGTCTTACCTGCTGTTATTGTTCGTGAAGATGGAGAAAGGATACACAACCCGCAAACAAAACAGAGAAATAACGCGTCCATGGCACTTTTAAAATGCTACAGCAATATATGGTTAAGTATTGGCGAACCTTTTATCTAGTCGTTATACCTTATATAAGGATCGTGTGAACAGGGTGAGGAGGCCAAACCTCTGTCAGAGTTCAACACCCTCTCCACATAACGTTTAGCGGAACATCCCCAGCCCCGTGTGCATACCTGCATGGGATATAATTGACATGTTTGCTGTCCTGGTGACATCGAGAGGGAAATTTGTGTCCTCGTGCTGTTAGCATATTCTAATTTCTTTTTCAGCAGAGGGCGAGGTATTGCGTCTAAAAGCTTGTTTGGTAAAATATCTTACCTGGAAACGAAAGCATCTTGATTGTTGACATCCGCTAGCACGTGGAGCgattatttacaaatatgtaGCTATTGGGTGTGGTTATTCACCTAAATGCAGAAAACATATTTATCGACGCTTAAAATAGCAGGGTAAAACTGAATAGAAATTAGTTTTGTCGAGAATTCTTGAATCTCCAACCACAGACAAACTTAGACTGGGTTGATTACATACAGCCATTTGGATTAATGATCACCTTAGACATTTTAAAGTGTGCCGAATACAGAGCTCATGTGGAGAAAACCCTTGTACTAATTTGTCGGTGTTTTATAAACCCAATTATACCATTTCTGACCAagatcaaacattttatttatttatttatttatttatttatttatttatttatttatttatttatttatttacttatttatttaaggtTGAGCACAGGCAGTTTACTCAGACATTGTAAGTAGGACATAAAGTTACAAAGTGTAATCGTTATCAACTGAAGAAGAAAACCGTTTATGACATTTTCAAGAGATCAGTCTTTGAAGTTTCAATTAGGCTGGATGGTGGTTACCAACCTTATAAAAGACTCATATCTAGAACGAAGGGCGTTCTCCAGCGTTGACAATGACAAAGATGAGAATCAGTTAGTAGCCTCTTAGGACGGAACATGTCCCTTGTGACAAACTGACACAAGGTATACTATGTGATGATCCACGTTTATTTATTATCTGCAGTTAATCACAGCCCTTAACGTCCTTCACAGACAAAGAGTTAAAAAGCTACATACATTTACGTACGTAATTTAAGCTATGATACAAGGGACCAAACTTTATGATTTACAGCTTCAACAAAACAGTATCACTCTAGTTCTAGGACAATTCAGTCTTGGTTCAGCACGTGCTGGCTGATATATGATCAGACGAAAACGTAGACTACTTATAGAGGAACATCTCCCACAGGATCCACGACACGAACTGGAAGACATCCGTGTACACGCCAGGTTTCATTGGCTGAGCGCAGTCCGTGGGTCCCGCCCCTCCCCAGCTCACGATGCCTACGAAATACACAGAAAAATTATGCTCCATTTTCATGGAAGCGcacgaaaaaaataaaagaaaagaagtaGCACAAGAGATTCCACCGAGTCTGACGCCATTCAGGTAGACGTCCAAATTATGACTTATAATCTTTCCACAATAGCAACGGCGTTTTACACCATGAGATTGCACGTTTTAAAATTGACTCTAGGGAGTGCAACATAACTGAACACAACCGTAGCCACTGATCATTACCTACAACTGATGTCAAAACAACGAAGACAAATGCACATtcctacagtgtatatacagcAGAAAGAAAACCTCACCTTTGATGAACCATTTACCAAAGTTCTGGAACTGAAGCGGACTTCCGCTGTCTCCCTGAGCGACAAGCataaaaaatgaacagaaaatttatCCAGATATGTAATGAGAACGAATATAGTTTGTTaggcattttgaaaaaaagtctagttgaaaaacttgaaaaataaCAGAGAAATCATCATTTGACCAAAATTTGCCCTATTATAATATCtgacatatttacaaaaatctgaattaataaatattaacttaACCCCACGCATTAAATTCACGTGttgtcattttgaaaacaaatatattttcatcacaTGTGTCCTTGCCTCCCGCATCGTTTCCAACATAGAACACGCTCTCTGCCAGACTGTACTGGCAACACTTACATTTCACGTGTTCCTGCCTGTAGTATCCTACGCAGAACAGACTCTCTCTCACCATTTCAGTCTGTATTTATAAGGCTTTATTTTAATACGTCATATATTCCTGTATCCACTCGTATCCATCAGAGAACAGGCTCTCTCACTCTTAGACTGTACTGGCTACACATACATCACACGCATCCCTCTTTCCCAACTCATATCGAGCACAAAACCCGGTCTCACCCTCAGAATGCATTGATAGCACTTACATCACACGTATCCCTGCCTCCCAACTCGTATCCAGCGCAGAACATGCTCTCTGTTAGGTTCTGCTGACAACAATTGAAGTTTTGACAAGTTTGGCGAGGAATCAAAGGGAGAGCCACCTGTCGAAGGGTTGAGGACATCTTAATCATCCCTATCAATAAAAGTTGTCTTTTTTAGACATTGTCATTCCTGAATTTAAGCAATATATATAGATCAGTGATCAAAGGAGAAAAAATCAACTGTATATGGAAATGATGGTATAATATCGTATTATGCAACATCTGAGCTCCGAACATCTATACTTTTTGAAATAGCACACTTACCATTTATCTTAATATTGCCTTAACTGTTACTGGACTCTGACGCCCATGCAGTGTCTGGCAAGCTTTCGCTGTACTTGGTACAAAGCAAGCCAAAATATAAAGCAAACATTAAAAGGGAAATATATTAGGAAAAACTTCTTCGTGTATAGTTTTGACAAAGATCTCACCAGGAATGCCACCTGACTTCGTTGCTCCCCACCCTGTAGCCACCAGTTCTTTCCAATGTTCCAAAGGCCCTGCGTTTGGGGAAGGCAGACAAATCAGAGAAATGCTTTGTGATTTTCTAGCTGGTGACGTCAACTTCACCAAGGCTATGTCGTTATCCAGTGTCCTTATGTTATAGAAAGGATGGATGATAACTTTTTCGATTTCCAAATCCTGCTCCGTATCCTCTTCTTCGTCCAGCAAAGTTTTCCCAGCACGCACGATGTAGCTGGAGTAGGTTACGACACCAGCCTGCAGCCTACAAGGAACACACAAAATAGTCCATTTTGGTGTAGGCGAAACGTGAACATTCAACctgagtttatttatatattcataattcttattattataattattaacaCCCGCCacactaaaatattttcaaatacccatttctcctgaaagaaaaagcCGAAAAAATATTAAGCACCATATTTGCAATAACTTTTCATGCTCTTTCGTATGATATTTGCATcactttatgttttcttctcctttaagcttAAAATCATGGaaacattttatgtatgtatatacaatattcaCTCCAAACATTTTTGCTGGTGCAACAACTTGACTACGTGCTACATCAGCAGGCATCGCCAGTGTGTAGTAAAAGTAATGGTATCATCTTGAGTATACTTGCTTTGAGCTTAGTGATGCCTCTagaattaattcatttttttgctTTCCGCCTATAAATGAGTTGTTCCTCCGAGTCAAAGCCAGAAGCCAGGGTCCACTTGCAGGAAGTTCTCCGGTTTGGTTAACATTAAGAGCACATGACTATAATGCCTATACAGTGATATTAACGCTGATAGGGTTTCGTGCAAATGGGCCCTAGTCTTTGGCAAAACACTACTTCACAGATTTCTGACTAGAGgtgagtaggcctactgttacACCTAGCACACTGGTGATACAACCATAAAGTCGTTAGTGCAAATATACTATACTTACATATCAAAACAATGCGCTGCAGTTAGAACCCATCGCTCATCAATGAGTGAGCCACCACAAATGTGATTCTCTAGTGTTGTCTGATATATTGATACCTGGAAAGTAAAGTTAATGACATATACTGGGGTACGTTTTCCCTCGCAGTGACGATTCGGGTCAAAGTTTGATTGACCAGGGATCGATTCCACAAATCAAGTCATGATGTAAAGCCCTTCCCCAATACTTAGTTTTTAGTACTGGAGGGGTTGAAAATACCATCGAAAAAGCAGGAGTCAGCAATTGGTAACACAGATAAGGTCCCAATGACTTTTGTGCGGGAAACGTTCCCCAACGATCGTCCTTAAGAACAGCGATCACTTTCCCTTTGATGGTCGGTATccctttctttctcttttttgggGCTCGTAGCGCATAACGCCATGTGGAAACGCCACGTGACAAAATAATTACAGGGAAATGAGGGTGGTTTGTGAAACAAGTCCCAGTCATTTCGCCAGGAGGGTTTTCGCGATGCAGGGAAGCTGACCTCCGAAAGTTTCGAAGCTATTTTTTCATGGAATAGCAAGGTCGAATCTACCTCTAAACTAGACAAAAGCATCAGTTAACTGGCTGAGTGCGACAATTATCTCTGCTCACAAATCTTACCACTGCCATGAGGTCATTCTTGAGCATATTGCTAAACatggttaaaataaaatcattacaAAGTATAAAAGTCTCAACCGTGCACAGTGAAAATTTCTTACCATCCATGGCCAGCTTCCAGGTATAGCCTGTCTACCGCCAACTATCTTGTAGTGCGGGTTAATAGGAGGAATATCCTGAAGACCACACCTCTTCTGAGCGTGCTGCTGGCGTTTGTGATACCACTGTGAAAAACGCTGTGTCAGGTGCTTGTCTGCCACTAACCGGTCGCCCAAGATGTCCTCTTCCAGTCCGTCTGGTATGGGGATATTCACATGACCTGAGCGGAAATACAAGTATAGTCAAGTAAAACTGCTAAGCCTGCAAGGGActtgaaaaactgaaatatatgtaGATGTTTTCTCATGTTTGGACATAATAATTACAATTATTGACATACACATTTTATCAGTATTAGAATATAAGGGCATGGAACAGCGCAGCATGATAATGGATATCggaatattgttttcttgtatatatatgcagCCGCTGTATCAGTTGAGTTTCCGCGTGCCGGAGcatcatacaaaatatttaagtCTGTTACTGCCTTTTGACGATAGAAAGCACCTAgcgaaaataaaaaacacagatTGTTAAATTCTTTTATACTTTTCTGACAGAAATGTTCGCAGAGAGACCTATAGAGAAACCGTTTtccatcatatatatatgttaatccatatacatatgtatatgatacTGCCTGTGGCATGAAACCAATGCATGATCACATACATTGGTCTGTATAATGCATACACGCGGAGTGATAACAAATATGATGGCCATTCTCACGTGAACTAATGGTGGGAAATCCCAGCAAGAGGGTACCAAGGCAAAcgcccaaaacaacgttcaccCTCATCATCAGCGGCATAAGTGTTGGCTAACTTTTCTCTTCGAGGTAAAATAAATCCAGGTATAACCTTATGTAGTCAGAATACTTGCCAGAACCAATTGTCTTATTTATGTGCCTTGCCTTTTCTTCAATGCCACACGAATCAACTAACACTCGTGACGGCATGTGTGCATGACTTGGTTACCATTGCAAACTTGTTGACTGTATATTACTTCAGATCGGGGGTGACTCATTATTCACCTAACACCGGACTATCTTTACAAAGCGCATTCGCAGATCTCCTCAATAGCTACTGGTTTTGTGAAGACATTGAACACTTAAAACTAGAACAGTTTAGAGCAACACGTCAAGTCAATGACATACGAAATGATGAAGTGCCCTGTCTGATGACATAAGACATCGTTGCTGCATAACCGGTTATGTTACTCTTGACTGGAATTAACGACGCATTCAGCTAGCAGAATCAGGGTGAAAAGTTTTAATTCCTCTCTGTGTCGTTGTAGATAGATATGATTCGAACATGAATAGCGTCGTGCCTATTTAATTCTTTAACATCAGTGATCTTGGTACTATGCCTCAGTTGGCGCTCAGCGTATGAGGAATCTACTAAATACTGGTCGGCCCAGTCTCGGTATAACGTGTCTGGTATATTCGGAATGGCGTTTCCTTCAGTAAATGCTGGCACTGGGTCCGGcttgctacaaggagacaccatCGTGATATGATCGAAATACTGTTTTCATAACTTCCCTTGAAATATAACATTAAGTTCAATCAGTCGTCAACTGAAGATTTCCAAAATTGATAAACTCAATACCGATTTACAATAAAGTCTTGACTTCCAATATTAAACGGATTAAACATACTGAAACGAAGGACAgtcagtcagattaatttcattgttgctttGCACAACAGTGACATCAGAGGATAttctaaaatattaaaataaagatatttcaTTCTTGATTTCATAGTTGCTTAACGAACTAGGGATGTCAGAAGCATAATACATCTGACTGATATTTTTGGCCATGATTAAGAAAACTTCAGTTATGTAACGCTTGTGGGGGTTTAGGCCTACTGGTAAATGAGGCTCGTCAGGGATCGGAAAACCCCCACACACCTCGCCAAGTATAGGAAGAACCCCACACTCTCACCTGGGATCAAGAGAGCCCCATACACCGAAAGAACCACCCACATCTTGCCATTCAGCGAAAGGACaaatcctccccccccccccgcccgcTCCCTCccaagacacacacacacgcgcgcgcGTTCATCTGCAGAAAAGCGACATCCGAGTCAGCACGAACTGCATGCATTTGATCCGTCCACCCCATTGATCAAAGGACAGAAAACTTTCTCCAGCACCTCAATCATTCggtcagtgaacataaaatGTACTATCACATTGTTTGTTAATCCAGAAACGATAAACGAATGTGATGGTAACTTCTGAAGAACCGATTAACGTGTTAGCACACTGCTCAGGTAAACATCGTATTTGGCATCCGAATAAATTCATATCTCCATTAAGGTGCTGTCTTAAATATGATGCTGGCAATTTACTTTTTATTCTCTTCAATCGGAAGTTTGCGCGAGTATGGCTAGCGCGTTATTCGGTTGTGGCTTTAGAATATATTGCTTCTAACGTGTATAGCCAAAAAAGAATATGCTGTTAATTAAGGGGTCATCGTTACGAATCTATTTTTGTAAGGAATATTTTTCTTGAACCTTCCCACTCACAGACTTGATCAAGTTATGCCCAGCGCTTTCATGTGTAAGGGGAGGACAACCGTGGAAAGGGATCACTCTGTCACTCCATATGGTGCACGAAGCACCAGGGCATAGTGTATATACTTTAGTAAAGAAATTATCACTTTGTATAATCATGTTTTAGGAACGTATGGACGAATACCTAAGAATGCTTAAATTAGCATGATCACACAAAAGTATAAATTATATCCAGTGTATGTGTTGTCTCTACTACATATAGTTGAATATTATGGAAATACTTTTACAGTTATATTTGGTTGGATAAAGCTTTCACTGAGTGGCACTTTAGGGTTATGGAAAGAGTTACGTGATGAAACTGTGTGAAACTGAATCTCACAAGATGTGAGAACGTGGAGTAAGCTATCTGCGTTACACGAATTAAAGAAACATTCTTTGTATAGTTTTGCTCACTTCACTTTTAATGGTCGTATCAGGAATGTTAAAGTCAATTTACATCGTCAAATCAAGATAGCCAACTCAACTTGAAGTGTTATAAATAAGTAAGAATTCCGCGTAATCGAATAACGTTTTAATGCCAAACCGGACGGTGTGATCTCTTATCAACACTAGCCGCCTCCGCTTCGTTAATCTATTCCAACTGTCAGCTTAAGTAGTCTTGTGAAAATATGTCCCATACGACTTACCTGCAGTTCACTTGTCTAGGCCGTTTATACACTGATTCCTTGTgtttaaatattacaaatggAAATTATGCAGCAAGAATATGATAAACTGTATTTAACATTCAAGTCAACTACAGACAACAGGCAGTAGTTATAGAGGGCAACTTGACGCCGATGTTTACGAGTTAAATTCCACCATATGGTTTTCATTAAAATGTCAACTCCAACTACACGTGTATATGTTTGATAAATGCAATATCAGATAAATCAGGGACGATTTTAAAGAACGTCCGATGATAAAAGTTTCCTGACGATGGTTGATCTACATCGGGGGTAGAGGGGAGGCCGGGAGAGGGATTGAGGGGCGCACAATACCGCACAGATCTTATAATGTTAAGATTGCtcgttttttttcttattgttttttttttctttttttttttttccattgtttatCTCGACAGTGCATTTTTGTACAGTTGATCCCTcaagaaaatataaaagaatttGCGATTTATACTTTCACTCTGTTTTCTTCAAGTCTTGAGTTATACCAATACCTTGAGCAGATGGTGTGCCAAGGCTACATGTGCACAACCCTGCGTGCCTCCCTTCATTTATTAATCACATCCAACATTTGTTTTGTCATACAATGATTCAGTTCAATCTACGTGGAGTCATTTAAACACACTTAGTCGCGTCTTTAAGACAAGCACGTTTTTTTCAATGCGAAATATATGGGCCGTAATCATATATATCCTCATGACAGACCAATGCAAGATAGGCCTGctaagtctacatgtatgtcgcaGCATTTACAATCACAATAAGAAacgtgataaaaaaaaatgccatgaCTGGTGTGAGCGCCAGTCCAAAGGTCGAAAAGCGAACATAGTCATCCAGGGGTAGCCTGCTATACAAGATGGGTAATACATGAATAATCGAGAATAAATTCTACATGGTTATTTGCCTTGGGCAATATGATTATTATTTATGACAATATGAATACGATCTTATCAAATTTCTAGGGCAATTTGCCGTGGACGATTTCTCTCTTGGACGATTTGGACTGATGGATCTCATTATAATGGTGAAGTTCACTAATCAAGCAATAGTAACAGGCGTACCCTACGTGGTGATATGGAGCATTGTACGGTTTCAATGGTTTCAAAAGGCATAAAATGCAACAGGTTATAAGACTTGACTTTagcaaaatatttaagaaagtgAACGAAGGAAAGATAACTCTGTCTTAGCTCTTCACTGTGTGGAGGTAATAACAACACATGTCAACATCTATCATGGATGCGCCATCTGCGGGTACAGACGGCTTTGTTGTGGTTATTTAATCCCCTTAGACACTTGCTAATCAGAAATGGCGATTGACCCACTCTCAGATAAAACAATACTTCCGTCTGTAGACATATATCATAGTTTTGCTGACACGTTTTAACGAGAGAAGTTGACACGTTCAGTATTTAGTTTGCGACGCAGATTTTACTTAGTCACCGACGCTCTCTGTCACTGTCACTCACTGTTTTGACGATGCCTATCTGTTAGTGTCACCAGCGTTTTAATGCGTgatcttttgttttgtaaataatCACAAAAACTAAACGTTGGCATGTATAGAAGTAATCCGACTGAGCCACTTATGCAAAATGATTTTCGAACAGTCTTAATGACACCGTGCAATACTTGAAGTTGAAAGTGAAAAAGAGACTAATGTAGCTTCTTGTTCTGACCAATGATCCACACACCTCTTCAAGATGCATTCGTTTTCTCCACACAGTCAGAATATATTCGTCGCCACTAGGAATACTGAGTATTATATAATGCCTGTATAAGTTCATGCATGTCCTTTAAATTTGCCTAAATTATGTTTATAAGATGATTTTGGATCTTCAGTCGACATTTTTTGAATGATATTCAACCATACTGAATGTGATATAAGTCTTAGA
Encoded proteins:
- the LOC135471822 gene encoding transmembrane protease serine 9-like, with the translated sequence MPLMMRVNVVLGVCLGTLLLGFPTISSRHVNIPIPDGLEEDILGDRLVADKHLTQRFSQWYHKRQQHAQKRCGLQDIPPINPHYKIVGGRQAIPGSWPWMVSIYQTTLENHICGGSLIDERWVLTAAHCFDMLQAGVVTYSSYIVRAGKTLLDEEEDTEQDLEIEKVIIHPFYNIRTLDNDIALVKLTSPARKSQSISLICLPSPNAGPLEHWKELVATGWGATKSGGIPGMIKMSSTLRQVALPLIPRQTCQNFNCCQQNLTESMFCAGYELGGRDTCDGDSGSPLQFQNFGKWFIKGIVSWGGAGPTDCAQPMKPGVYTDVFQFVSWILGIVADLCSVVRMKNGSSKASLLSNGAHICGATLISSRYAITAAHCVSSTGNLNRYKLVLGSHRRSSTDSGQVTASISKITLHVNYNSNTLNNDIAMIELSSSVSFSDTISPACIATTDFPAGTMTTVTGWGTMSSGAGSLPDRLREVDVPLISHSQCSSWVSGVSSTTMICAGYQEGGKDSCQGDSGGPLVVLSGGKWYLLGVVSWGYGCAGRQSPGIYTRVPNYTSWIKQYSDL